The region GAAGCTTCTTCTGAGTGACTGTCTAAACCCTGCTGCAGAACTGTTGTCTGAGGCTGGAATAAGGAAACATTTGTCTTATCTGAGACACTGCTTCAAAGGGGTAGAGGGTGGGGGTGTAAGGTTTCCATCACCCCCACCTTTACTGCTGGCCCAAGACACCACCATGTCCTATCTGGATTCATCCAACAGTTACTTCATTGAGACCTTTCTTTCCAGCCTGTCTGCTGTCTTCCTTAAGTCTGGTCTCACATGAGCCATCAGAGATGCTTCAGAATGCCAAGTTCTGTCACTCCTCTGCTCAGAAGCTTGCAATGGCTCCCCACCACACTCACAGTACAAGCTTCATGAAAATGGGCCCTGATGCCATACACGGCGTGCGGCCTACTCACCATGCACATGTGAGTACCACACCTCCCCAGCacccatacacacagacacataccacCTTCCCACGCACCCTCCCTGTAGTCAGCTCTCCTAGCCTTCATCCTCTTCACCACTCCTCTGTGTGCTCCTGTCCTAGTGATCCCTGCCCAGAAGGCTCTGCCCAGGAATCTGAAGGCTTCCTCTCACTTCCACTGTTGAGTTTCACCTCCAATTGGCCTATTTAAAGTGGGCATCTTCTCTCACCCGTGAACCTGTTTGCCTCTTTGAAGGTCATTTACCACCATTAacatactcgtgtgtgtgtgtgtgtgtgtgtgtgtgtgtgtgttatattttttgtatgtgtgccagtataggggcttgaactcaaggcttgggttctgtccctgagcttcttctctcAATGCtggaactccaccacttgaaccacagctctacttctggctttacgGTAGCTAaacagagataagagcctcaaagactttcctgcctgagctagctttcaaattgtgatcctcagatcttagcctcctgagtagctaggattatgggaatgagtcaccagcatctggcttgccCTGATGTAGTGAATCAGATTGAGGAAAGTGAACACTGGCTACAAACAACTCATACATAGTTAAAGCCTTGGAAGAAATCTGGGAAAACACTAGCTTTACCCTGGTTGCTAGCTTCATTTCCTTCAGgtcactctttttctttccttctttttacccTGGTAGATATCAGAAACCATGTGGTCTCTGTTCTGGACCTCAGTCTTCTGGATTTCCTTTCAACAGATTGCCAAATATGCAAAAGCACAGGTTAGGGTGAAGTAGTGCTCTTTTCCAGTCCTCCTGCTTCCTCCTTTGCCCCATGCCTCTGGGCCCACTCCACAGTGATCCTGCAGGATACTCAGCTTCTCCTGCTGTCACCATCACCAGGGAGGGTGCTCAACAGAGCCTACCGGTATGGAATTCCCTCCTGGCCTCTCCTGCTGGCTATCCAGCCCCAGTGCCATCATCACAAGAGAAGGCAGGACACTGCTTGGTGCTTTTCTAGTCATCCATAAGGGCTATGAACAGTTATTAAGGCTCCTGTCAACCTTCATGGAGCCTCATTTTACTTGCACAGAAAGAAGCTGAGCGTGTCTGAGGAAGTCATTTCAATCAGGGCCCCACGGACTTGCAGAGTCTTAAATGGGTAATCAGCCACTTCACCCACTTTAACCCCACCATGGAACAGTTCAGCCTGATTCTGCCAAAAACCCTGGAAGGAAATTCCCTGCAACCAGCTCTTATTAATAAATCCTGCCCAGtcgaagccaggccaggcccttCCACAAATGTCTCTTTAGGGAGAAGTCACACTGACTCAGATACTTGGTAAACTCTAGGGCTCTCCAGGGCCTTCATTTTGGGGGTGAACCTGCCACGATGGGACTGGGGAGTGGAAAGGAGGTGTCATTGGCCTCCCCTGCAGGAAGAGGCCACTCTGTGATAAAATCTTGCCTGGTCCTTTCTTGTGGTTCAGAGGCTAGGGGCCCCACAGCTGTAGAGTAGGATAGAAGATAAACTGAGGCTCATGTCAAGCTTCATTTGGATCTCACCATGATACTATTTACTCTCAGTTCAGTACTCTGTCTGCCTCAAACAGGGAAAGCCTGAGGTATATATAGGGCAGGGTAGAATTTCCCATGGGTCTCCACTTAGGGTGTTGAAGGGCCTCCAATTGAAGTGGAAAGAGGTCTGGCAGAAAGTTGCAAAGGTGGTGATGTTTCAGCTTATTTAAACGAGAATGACTAATAACCAAAGGACTGACAGTCCCAAAGGACCAGAACTCTCCATCTTGGATGCTGAGTGTAAATCGGAGCCACCATCTTGGAAGTCTTTGGATATAGTCATTGCTCCAGCAATCCCTCTCCCAGGTTCATGCTCAGAAACATGtaccaggaaacacacacacacatactcatataAGAAAGCTCAAAGTGCTGCAAGGCATAATAGTGGAAAGATGAGTGCACAGAATGGACAGATTGTGGTATTATTACACGAGGGTATCAGGTACAACATCGAGGAAAGCTGACCACCTCCATGATGAGGTACATAATTCAAAAGAGGCAAAAGTAATCTATGATGATAAAGATCAGACTAGTGGTCTCTCAGAGTTGAGAAAGCTGCCTATTGGCTTGAACACCTTAGATTTATCTGCTTTATCAAATGTAAGCTTCACTCCAGTAGAAAATGGAAAACAGTGTCTTTTTCTTCCCAGCTGAACAAGTCCTTATTTACTCATCCATTTTTTTATCCttatgcttttgaaaaaaaaaaagacttaaagtgACTCACAGAGGTGTGTGGTGTTGATCTGTGTTTATAAAGAAAATCTGGGGCAGGCTCAATAAAAATGGGAATATTGGTTGAACCCAGATGTGAAAGTAAATCCTTGATAGTGGTCATAAGGTGGGCTGAAGACAGCTTCCTAACAGCCAGTGCAAAGAAGGAACACAGCAATCCCACATTCAAAAGTTAATACcgtgtcggggcctctgaggaccccttttcccctacctcccggggaaaatgcctgaaccccaaaaactatgaaagagcacttggccttgtCTTCttccagcagaaggcaaaagcatactctcatggattacgctaaattgaggaaaggttgccgatgcctcccctcccgccccccattccctcacgtgtcaggaacaggggcaggaagagaagagacatcagggagacaccttgatggttgaatgggtctcaaccGCCCAACGGgcagggagaaggatttattaccgtgatggaggtgggaaggtgggaagggaaggacttggctaactggctgagccgggctgtctcagcaagagtggcatcctgggactccccccacaggctgacgtcatgccccaataggaccgaCCCTGGGctccggcggcgccatcttgaaaGCATCCATGTGGACCTGAGATGGGGACGGGAGGCAGgccgagccagaactactccctctggttccagacccggaaggcgtaggagtggcttctgGCCATATGGCCCCAggacgggaggaggggagggtcaatcGGGGACTGCCCCTCTACGTATGCAGTCAGCATCCCCACAATACCCAACCCAGGAAGATGGTGGAACAGAGTCCCAACTCCGTACTATTTGTGTGTCTAGGTAACATTTGCCGGTCACCTACCgcagaagcagttttcagaaaacttggagctgaccaaaatgtttcagataattgggCCATTGACAGCGGTGCTGTTTCTGACTGGAACGTGGGTCATGccccagatccaagagctatgagctgcctaagaaatcatgacattagcacagcccataaagcaagacaggtcaccaaagaaGACTTGGCTACATTCGACTACATGCTGTGTATGGATGAAAGCAATCTGAGAGATTTGAATAGAaaaagtaatcaagttaaaaactgcaaagctaggggctggggatatagcctagtggcaagagtgcctgcctcggatacacgaggccctaggttcgattccccagcaccacatatacagaaaacggccagaagcggcgctgtggctcaagtggcggagtgctagccttgagcgggaagaagccagggacagtgctcaggccctgagtccaaggcccaggactggcaaaaaaaaaaaaaaaaaaaaaaaactgcaaagctaaaattgaactacttgggagctatgatccacaaaaacaactcattaTTGTAGATCCCTATTATGCAAACGACTCTGACTTCGAGCTGGTGTATCAGCAGTGCCTCCAGTGTggcaaggccttcctagagaaggcccactaggttagcactgcccacagccaagccaacaactcgCCCACTAGTCCTGTGCCTAAATGTAGACGCTTTCCTTagcccagcccctgttgtttcttcagctgacttactcttatcttaaacataattgtaggtgacaaattagttttatttacccAAGAAGTTAATTAACTTCTCATTTTGTCCTGATTACAAAATAGTGGAAcaaggaaatagggaagaacaaaatacaaccccgtgaagtaataatgacctgagctcaggaGGACCTGGACAGTGTGGTCTATCTGGCATGTTGCatgcctagcactgcccagtgctactgcttaccttgtaccttgctgacctgggctcttgtagagtcacaatagctctactgatagcagctcctctgttctcagaaatgttttaactcagtttactcaaagagcacacttgtatgtttaagatagaagcaaggcatggtggtgcctgtaaatccagcactagggaggctgaggcaggaggatcataagttcagggccagcctgggctataacatgcctcaaaatacaaaataacaacacaaaatgaGAGGAAGACTGGTGGAATAAGTCTTTAGTATTCttactacttgttgctttgtatttagtttatttcatgggAGTCAGCTTATTTGTTCCAGTTTGAGCCATTTTGcctttaagaattgaattctatattggaagtacacttgtatgcaggttaccttcagtcagtggagagaatgttttccatacacatgcaactcaagtgtccaaccaaaattgaccagccatgaagtttgtttttttttttttgccagtcctgggccttggactcagggcctgagcactgtccctggcttcttcccgctcaaggctagcactctgccacttgagccacagcgccgcttctggccgttttctgtatatgtggtgctggggaatcgaacctagggcctcgtgtatccgaggcaggcactcttgccactaggctatatccccagccccagccatgaAGTTTGAAAAATTGCAGGGTCCTATTAGGTTGGTGTGCTGTAATGATATGTTggtaactattctttcatcagcatttagtaactTCCAGGCAAACATGTAACTTGGgtgtaccatcaattagctcacctcaaattataaggatatttcagaaaagattgttttcaaaataaacaactatggagttatataagataaaaaaaaaagttaatactcCTTGCTGACCTAAACTCTAAGAGAAATTTCTACTGTGCTATCTCAGAAAAAGGCAAACTGCAGGGTGCCAGTGCCTCTTgattcagaaagctaagatctgaggactggttggagccagcctagacaggaaagtccatgagactcttatctccagttaatcattgaaaaaaaatgctggaaatagagctgtggctcaagtggtagaatgctagcaaaaaagctaaaggatagtcccccggctctgagttcaagtctcagtacagacaccaaaaagaaaagaaaggaaggaagggagggagagaaggagggaggcaaaTGATGTGATCAgaccattttctaatttttggtACATCTTGATCAAACATGCCATTTGATCCCCTGAATGTCTGAACCCGTGACCTGTGCCACACCCACTCCTGTCCCCCTGAAATTTAGAATGATGCACCCCAAGGAtacaaatccctcccctggcctgcATGGTAGGCCTGGTCACTATATGCCATTCATATTCCTTTGTGTGGTTTGAGGATTTGCCCTGCTCACAAGGGCTGAGTTTCTATTATTTGGAGGTGCCCAGCTTGCCATCTTCACTTGGGAAACTCAGTCCAGTATTCTCTGTCTGTGCTTTGCCCCTCTGCCCATCTCCTTCGCCGAGGGTTCTCCTCAGTGGGCCAGGCCCTTCCCCAGCAGCAACTCTCCATGGGCCAGCAGCAGCTCCCCAGGGGCCCAGCTCTGTCCAGTTTGGCATTTGGGTAAATGGATCTTTCCACTTCCTGGCTCCCGTCTTGGAGTTGAATTCGTATATTCCCCCAGTCACTAGAGAGGGGTGGTGGAAGGAATACAGTAATCATCTAAATCAGAGAATTCAAACAAGTCTGCCTTGcttcacccacccccacccccatccctgctCTGTTCTGACTGCCAGGGAAGGCTGCAGTGTTCTGGAAGGCAGTGTGACTGACTCTCTTCCATGCAGCACAACTTgtccccagcctctccctcccaGGCCATGCAGCTcaggccacagcggcagcacctggtACCCCTCTATGACGACAACAATTGAGGAGTGGGGGTATCTCACCTATGAGATGAATTCAAGATGAAAATCGTGAACTCTTTGTGGCCATTGTCTGGATTAGGTTTGATCTTTAATAGAGTTACCCATTAGGTTCTggtttatcttgtttgtttttgttttttaaaaaaaggtcctGGAATCCTTGCTATAAGAAGGAATTCACGAGTAAAAAGGGAAagcctttgatttttatttatgttaGTTTGGCAGAGATTTGAGACACAGACACACGGATCTGGTCCGGCTGGATAGGAGGGGAGGGAACCCTTTATTGTGTCAGAGCCAGCAGACATTAACTGATGTGTTTGTTCACATTAAGCCAGTTGGCttatgtcttcctttttcttttttctcaaacacacaaaaacccaCCAAAGTCTTCCCTGGTTTTTTGCTTTGGGAGCTGGGGTTTGAGGGCCAAGACACAGGCTCCTGCCACTTCCAGAAGGAATGAGGCGGCCCTCAGCTCAGGATCCCACCAGCACTTATGCTAATGTGGGCGCATTATGGTAACAAGTACCTAATAATAGAGGGAAATTTAATTCCAACAGCAGCAGCTTCTCACTGGAGAGGAGCCATCCTCCTTCCCAGACCAGAGCGGTTTGCTTATGAGAGTGGCAGAAAGCCAGCTCACTTGCCTCTGAATTTGGTTTCCTTCCCTTTATTCGTGTCTATAATTGAGCCTTTGTAAGCAGAGGGATGTGTGTGAAGGAGCTCAATTTGGAGCTGATTTCAGGGGGGTAATGAGAGCTCCAGGGGCCAGCTTTACCTTATGCTCATCGTGCTGACCAAGAAGAAATTCTTGGCCCTGacctaagagaaaaataaaagctaaacttGCCATTCCTCCTACTCCTGATAAGGTGTCCCTAGAAGCATTATTCAGGAAAGGTGGGGCAGGCCAGGAGGTCCCAAGAAGCAGGGGAAGGGGGGTGGAAGCGTGGTTCTAGAATTTAGTTTGTAAATAGGTatgaaggaaggcaagaaagaagtATGGTCCTTCAGGAGGAGCTGCAGGTGGAAGGCCTGAGAGGCATCACCCAGAACCTGGGCCTGCACATCTGCATGCCAGCTGTGCCCAGAGCCCATCTCAAGTTGTATTTTAGCCTGAGGAGGGCCAGCCCTGTACTACAGGGTCAAATGCAACAACAAACCCAGTGACAAGCAGGAGCCTGCACTGGGCCTCTCTGGGCCTGCAAGGCATTCTGTGGGTGCCCCAAGGGCTTACCAGGGTCTACAGCTTCTCCATCGAAGATAGTGCTCGTCTTGACCATTTCCTAAGGAGAAGACAGACCGCTTCAAGCACAATGTGGCAGTAGCTCCATCCCAGGCAGGACTCCCTATCTCCATAGCCTGAAGTCCTTCCCAAAGCTTCTCAGCAGGATTTGTTCAATGTCAGGTGCTGGGGGCACCGAggtgaagggtgtgtgtgtgactatcTGCACAATGCTTATCACTGACACACAGAGCTACCTTGCTGAGTTACAAGGCTGTGAGAGGAGATGGTGAGTGCTAGGAGTCCCAGATAGATAATGAACCCAGATTGGGGGTTAATAAAACCCCCCTGAGTAAGTGATCCCTAAGCTATGATGCCAGCTGTCTTGTACTGCCTTGGTGAGGGCACAGGCAGGCCGATTTGTAAAGCAAACCCTGATAAATCTCCAGGAGCTCAAAGCTTTGGCATTCCTACTACTGCCTGCCCTCCCCTAAGCCACAAGGAGCCACCTCCGGGCTCTGGGCTCCCCTCCAGGTCCCGATCTCTAGGGAATGGAACATTCTTTCCTTGACCCCATGGACATCTCCTTCCCTCACAGCATGCCCTTTAAAGTTCAGCGAtcggggatttttattttttagctgttttgggatttgaactctgagtctttagcacttgagccataacccccccccccccgccccgcctacTCCAGGCCTTTTTTATGCTTGTTATtgttcagatagagtcttgctttctttattgggggtgggggagaggggcttGGAACTGACcttagaccacaatcctccttctTGTGCTTTCTATGTGGCTGCAGTTATAGATTGCACTACCAAGTCTGGTTTATTGATGAAAGGGAGTCTTGCTAACTACTCCCCTTGTAGggagctggtctcaaactttaatcttccccatctctgccttccaagttagctgggatgacagatgtgaactACTATACCCAGCTGATGCCAGGGTTTTAAGCAGGCTACTGAGAGGGTGTATGGAGTTTAGTCTGCCTTTCAATCCCATTTTCATCATGTAACAGATCACCTCCCTTCTTTCCCACAGCTCCCCAGCTctgaggcggggagggggagggggaaatagaGATCACAAGAGTTTCACCTATGGGGTCATCTAAGCAGTGATACTTTCTGCAGTCACAagggttttatttattaattgcatGTTCAAAGGCCATCTCTGAATGTCAAGGCCAAGAGGGCTTTTCACACACTGAAGCTCTGGGGACTAACAATTGTCTTTTCCATATGTAGACTTATCAGGACATAGAAGTGCTAAGGTGAACAGCTTAAAGAAGGAAGCGGTGCCTGGCATGGATGTCTTTACTGCACATAGTTACCAAATGCCTGTGTCTTGGAGTAGCTCAAGTTCTATTGTGGGAGCAGGGAAGCACTAGGAGTGTGAGGGATTTACTCGCCAGTGAGtttataagagaaagaaaaagaggatgaTGAGGTGGAGCCAGGACTCTCCAGCTCTCTTCTGGGCTTGGTGTTTGTGAGACACCTCATTTCCCAAATATCTTCCCACCTGTTACCTCAGGCCAGGTGTCTTTCCTCCCCAGTTCACAAAAGAGGAGTCTAAACATCCAAGAGGCCCAGCAATCCCCAAGGTCACTTAGGCTAAGCTACAGAACCCAGCTCAGCCCCAAGCAGGGCTCTTTCTCTATGGCTTTTCTGCAAGGTTGTGGAAGAGTAAAGAAAGATTAAATCCCATTGAGAGCTGAAGTGCCAGTTCTGGTGGATAAACTCCACTCCCCCAACACACTCTGCTGGAGAGCTGGTGCAGATAATCAACACCACTACTCAATATTTATGAAACCTGGTGCTTCTGCAAATACAGTCACAGACATGTTCAGTGGAGGGAAGGAATTCTATCAGGAACTCATCACACGGTAAGCTGGGCCCCAGGCCAAATGCACATACCTCCCTGAATAACAAACAGCCCTGTGATACTTGAGGGGGAGACGAAagtgcccccccacccaccccagccagGTTGCCATAGGTCCCACACACTTACCACCACCACCTCTCTCCTCAAGTTCTTCATATCTGCCAGGaagaaaacaggcagaagtgaACAGGCAGCTGCTTGGGCACTAAATGATCCTGAAAATTCTACCTCCACTGTGGGATTTCCCCCAAACAGGCTGTGAACTCAGTCTTACAGAAAAAGCAAGTAATGTTTCTATCTCTAGACATGGCAAATGACAGATTTCCATTTTCTCAGAAGAAAACCACACATACACTAggtatcaatggctcatgcctgtaattatagctattcaggaggctgggaggatCACAACtcgaagccatcctggacaaAAAAGTCTTCAAGGCTCCATCCccatataaccagcaaaaagtcaggctggaggtgtgactcaagtggtagaatgtaatCTGAGAAATCCCcaaattctgaattcaaacctcagtacaatcaataagaggaaaaagaaaaagacctacctacatacatacatacgtgtatataatatatacacaatttAAGTTTTCAAAACCTTTTTCTAGCTTATTATTATGGGATATTAGCCAGAAAATCAGCTTTCAAATGGCTTTAGCAATAAGAAAGAAGATTGGTTTGTTTATTCATAACACAGGAATTTTTTGATCATCTTATTCCTTATGATCAATAGCCATTATAATCAAAACTTGAACATTTCTTAGCTGTGCCTTCAGTATATCagagacacacatacatgtgtatgaatGGAATGGCCAaggcaaacattttaaaataacactTTCAAATCTATGTCATATTTCTCTCCCCAGCCTGGGGTCATCTTGAGGCAACAACTCACTGGCTAGCATCAGGGTGAGATGCCTTTCTGGCCTGAAGGTCTCATATTGATCTCATTCAGTTTCCCAACTTCCTGGCCCATTTAACTGCCTTCCGTCTCCCTTTCTAACAAGTCTGTGAAAATGATCAAATCCATCATAACCTGAAAATGAACTCTCATTTGTTCTTTCAGAAGTGTGTCCAGGACTACTGCACAGGGTTCTGCCCCTAAGGCAGCAGTAAGTAAATACTGCCTGTGTGCAACACATCGGTgagccttgttttgttttgttttgctgtactggggattaaactcagtaCAGCAAAATTGTGCTTATTAGGAAagttctttaccacttaagccaggctACCAgcccttttatcctttgttatCCAGAAGAAAAGTTTCGAGTTTATGCttagggctggccttggacttcaATCCTCCTACTTCTATCCActacatagctgagattataggcatgtgctactgtaccctcccctcctccccgccccccccccctgccgcAATGTAgagtttttatgccagtcctattTGGTGAGGAACAGACCTAGGTGCCTAAGCTGAGCTGATTGGAGCTGACTCTGGGTAGGAGGCAAGTAGGACATAGGGGAGTGGGCAGAGTGCACCAAAGATATCATGGACCCGGCCCTTCCATGTTCCAGTAACAACTGCCCTCTACTTTACCCCACCCACAGTGATGCAGCTAAGCACCCACCAAGGTATACTTGTGTCCTGACTGTTTCTGAATTAGAGCAGTTTTTATTCAGTACAACACAgcaatcaaagcccaacaaataaTCAAGAGAAAAGGCATTGTACATACCTTCTTTCTTTGCCCTATAGACAGAGGGAAAATAGATGCATATTAATTAACTTGAAAGTATTCTGCATAAGAGCACACATAATAACATGAGATCCTTTGGGCAACCTTGTCTCTTGGGCTTTTGAGGCTGGCTTCGAAAGGGGCTAGGGAGAGGCTTGGGTGGCACCCCTGTAACTCTGTCACTGGACTAGGGTGGTTCTAGGAACTTGACACATTTGAAACTTTGCCTTACAGAATTCCAGGGAAGATGGTGTCCTGTTGAGGGCATGACCAGCTCTGTCAGACTACCTAGTAATTCTTCccatcccatttttctctccagtAAAGTAAAGGGCTTTGCTCATGGCAGGGAAGATTCAAGGGCTGCCAGTTGCATTTGGTTTCCTATACCATGAAGAAGAACTGGACTTAAGCCCTTTTCATGGTAATCTTGATTTCTAATATTCTATGACTATAATTTGATCCCTTGCTTTTTGAAAATTatgattatttactttattgttattataaagatgatgtacagagggatttatcattttttattttattttatttttatcagttgtgcggcttgaactcagggcctgggttttgtccctgagctcttttgcttaaggctagtgttctaccacttgaagccatagttctacttatagttttctggtggttaattggagatcacagtctcatggacttttcctgcccaggctggctttgaaccataatccttatacctcagcctcttgagtttctaggattacaggagtgatccaCTAGCTCTCAGCCAAAGGGATTAtaattatatgagtcaggtaGTGTGCACACttccttttgtacagtatctttcccttccctcactttgaaCCAGTCACCAATCCCTCACCTTCTGACACATATTGTCTGTATAACTAACTTTCAGAGAGGCCAGTCTAAGACTGAATTTCTAGTTAGTTTCCCTAAGTCAACCACGctgaaaacaatatttaaaatagaaataaccaGGTTCAAGGTGCCTATTTAACATTTAGCCATAATGTGTCTATCAGATTGCTCTAAGTCCTCCAAGATCTCTACCCAAATCCTATTGCAGGACACAGCCACCCTTCCCATCCTTACAAGCTTATGTGTCTCTCCTTTACGATCAGGATTTTTAGAAGTCAATTTGTGAGCAGAGTCCAAACaaaatgccttttaaaaaatttcagcAGATGCTCAATGAGTTCTTACCTTGAAGTCAAGGTTGCCATTGACAACAAACCTCctcaacaaatacagaaaactacAGTGCACATTCTTCTGCTAATGAAGTCTTTCATCCATAAATTTTAAATGACTGGCTACTTAACAGCTAGTcttcaaatatctttaaaaagcaTAGGAGTCTTatcactctttttattttttgccattggGGAATCTTAGAAGTCAGAGGTGTCCTCAACCCAATATATCTCGGTGCAGACTTAAACTTGGAATCTTGAATCTTATTCTCACTAGGTCTTAGCTAAGAAAAATAATGCAACAATTTAAAATATCAGGAATGGTACCAAgtgcttttacttattttttatattgGCTTATTAAATTGGTTAGCCTTACAAATGAGGATACTGAAGCTTATACAGGTTCTCACTTTCCCCAGACCATAGAACATAATGCAGCCAGGAAGTGAACACATGCCCTGTCTAATTCTAAAACCCAAGCTTAGCTCATCATTCTGTGTCTGTGAGTACTGCTGAGAACCCTGAAACTCTGGGAGAATTTGGTGACAATTCAGTATTGTGGTCACTTCATGCCACTACCTGGTTTTAGCCATGCAAGGACACCATCTAGGCTCTCACAATAAGAAGCATGTACACACTAGTGAGAGCAGGTAAACGAGTTTACACTATTTCCCTGCCAATAGTCAAACAAAAGCCCAACTGAGTCACTGAGAGCAAAATCTTAATTCCCTTTATGCTTCCTTTAATACTATCCTTTCCTGTCAATATTCTACAAATAAGCCATTATCTAGGCAAGGTCCCTGCAATCCCATTAGGGCCAGGAGAGGTTGCTAGGGAAAATGAAAGGAATGCCTTCCTGGTCCCACAGGAAACAAGGAGGGTACACTGGGTCCAAGGGCAGTTGGCATTcctcccttccatttctttcttccaggCATACTGCTCT is a window of Perognathus longimembris pacificus isolate PPM17 chromosome 2, ASM2315922v1, whole genome shotgun sequence DNA encoding:
- the LOC125345816 gene encoding low molecular weight phosphotyrosine protein phosphatase-like; the protein is MVEQSPNSVLFVCLGNICRSPTAEAVFRKLGADQNVSDNWAIDSGAVSDWNVGHAPDPRAMSCLRNHDISTAHKARQVTKEDLATFDYMLCMDESNLRDLNRKSNQVKNAKLKLNYLGAMIHKNNSLL